From Streptomyces zhihengii, the proteins below share one genomic window:
- a CDS encoding PadR family transcriptional regulator, which translates to MSIGHTLLGLLESGPRHGYDLKRAFDERFGQDRPLHYGQVYSTMSRLLKNGLVEVDGVEAGGGPERKRYAITEAGITDVSQWLAEPEKPEPYLQSTLYTKVVLALLTGRSAAALLDTQRAEHLRLMRILTDRKRRGDLADQLICDHALFHLEADLRWLELTAARLDRLAAEVRA; encoded by the coding sequence ATGTCCATCGGTCACACTCTCCTCGGCCTCCTCGAATCCGGCCCCCGGCACGGCTACGACCTCAAGCGCGCCTTCGACGAGCGCTTCGGCCAGGACCGGCCGCTGCACTACGGCCAGGTGTACTCCACCATGTCCCGCCTGCTGAAGAACGGCCTCGTCGAGGTCGACGGCGTGGAGGCGGGCGGCGGTCCCGAACGCAAGCGGTACGCCATCACCGAGGCCGGGATCACCGATGTGTCCCAGTGGCTCGCGGAGCCGGAGAAGCCCGAGCCCTACCTCCAGTCCACCCTCTACACCAAGGTCGTCCTCGCCCTGCTCACCGGGCGCAGCGCGGCCGCGCTGCTGGACACCCAGCGGGCCGAGCACCTGCGGCTGATGCGGATCCTCACCGACCGCAAGCGCCGCGGCGACCTCGCGGACCAGCTCATCTGCGACCACGCGCTCTTCCACCTCGAAGCGGACCTGCGCTGGCTCGAGCTGACCGCCGCGCGTCTGGACCGGCTCGCCGCCGAGGTGCGCGCGTGA
- a CDS encoding PhoH family protein, translating into MVNSTKRRMPDRRTYVLDTSVLLADPHAMSRFDEHEVVLPIVVITELEAKRHHPELGYFARQALRLLDDFRLRFGRLDAPLPIGDLGGTLRVELNHSDPGVLPAGFRLGDNDSRILAVARNLQAEGYDVTVVSKDLPLRIKASSVGLLAEEYRAELAITDAGWTGMAELALSAEQVDLLYGEETLYVPEAAELPVHTGLVLQSERGKALGRVTAEGNVRLVRGDREAFGIHGRSAEQRIALDLLLDHEVGIVSLGGRAGTGKSALALCAGLEAVLERRQHQKVMVFRPLYAVGGQELGYLPGTEAEKMSPWAQAVFDTLGAVAGREVIEEVLGRGMLEVLPLTHIRGRSLHDAFVIVDEAQSLERNVLLTVLSRVGANSRVVLTHDVAQRDNLRVGRYDGVVAVVEKLKGHPLFAHVTLTRSERSQIAALVTEMLEDGHI; encoded by the coding sequence GTGGTGAACAGCACTAAGCGCCGCATGCCCGACCGGCGCACCTACGTTCTCGACACCAGCGTCCTGCTGGCCGATCCGCACGCCATGAGCCGCTTCGACGAGCACGAGGTCGTGCTCCCGATCGTGGTGATCACGGAGCTGGAGGCCAAGAGACACCATCCGGAACTGGGGTACTTCGCCCGGCAGGCGCTGCGCCTGCTGGACGACTTCCGCCTCCGGTTCGGCCGTCTCGACGCCCCCCTGCCGATCGGGGACCTCGGCGGCACGCTGCGCGTCGAGCTCAACCATTCCGATCCCGGGGTGCTCCCCGCGGGCTTCCGGCTGGGTGACAACGACTCACGGATCCTCGCCGTGGCACGCAACCTCCAGGCCGAGGGGTACGACGTCACCGTCGTCTCCAAGGACCTGCCGCTGCGCATCAAGGCGTCGTCGGTGGGGCTGCTGGCCGAGGAGTACCGCGCGGAGCTGGCCATCACCGACGCCGGCTGGACGGGCATGGCCGAGCTGGCGCTCTCCGCCGAGCAGGTGGACCTGCTCTACGGAGAGGAGACGCTGTACGTGCCCGAGGCGGCCGAGCTGCCCGTGCACACCGGTCTGGTGCTCCAGTCCGAGCGCGGCAAGGCGCTGGGGCGGGTGACGGCCGAGGGCAACGTGCGGCTGGTGCGCGGCGACCGGGAGGCGTTCGGGATCCACGGCCGCAGCGCCGAGCAGCGGATCGCGCTCGACCTCCTGCTCGACCACGAGGTGGGGATCGTCTCCCTCGGCGGCCGGGCCGGCACCGGCAAGTCGGCGCTGGCGCTGTGCGCGGGCCTGGAGGCGGTGCTGGAGCGCCGTCAGCACCAGAAGGTGATGGTCTTCCGGCCGCTGTACGCGGTGGGCGGCCAGGAGCTCGGCTATCTGCCGGGCACCGAGGCCGAGAAGATGAGCCCCTGGGCGCAGGCGGTCTTCGACACCCTCGGGGCCGTGGCCGGCCGCGAGGTGATCGAGGAGGTGCTCGGGCGCGGCATGCTGGAGGTCCTGCCGCTCACCCACATCCGGGGCCGCTCGCTGCACGACGCCTTCGTCATCGTCGACGAGGCGCAGTCGCTGGAGCGCAATGTGCTGCTGACCGTTCTGTCCCGGGTCGGGGCGAATTCCCGGGTCGTCCTCACCCATGACGTGGCACAGCGGGACAATCTGCGCGTCGGCCGGTACGACGGAGTCGTCGCGGTGGTCGAGAAACTGAAGGGGCATCCGCTTTTCGCGCATGTCACGCTCACCCGTTCCGAGCGTTCCCAGATCGCCGCACTGGTGACCGAAATGCTGGAGGACGGACACATTTAA
- a CDS encoding hydrogen peroxide-inducible genes activator, with product MAGPNRGKQPSIAQLRAFVAVAEHLHFRDAAAAIGMSQPALSGAVSALEEALGAQLLERTTRRVLLSPAGERLAVRARAVLDAVGLLLEEAEAVRAPFTGVLRLGVIPTVAPYLLPTVLRLVHRRYPELDLQVHEEQTSSLLEGLTAGRLDLLLLAVPLGVPGVSELPLFDEDFVLVTPEGHDLGGRDDLPREALRELPLLLLDEGHCLRDQALDVCREAGREAGAPVTTTAAGLATLVQLVAGGMGVTLLPRTAVDVEAGRGGLGTARFAAPAPCRRIALAMRAGTARAEEFAEFAGALREAMRELPVRVAD from the coding sequence GTGGCTGGGCCGAACAGGGGCAAACAGCCGAGCATCGCCCAGCTGCGCGCCTTCGTGGCCGTGGCGGAGCATCTGCACTTCAGGGACGCCGCGGCGGCAATCGGGATGAGTCAGCCGGCGCTCTCCGGGGCGGTCTCCGCGCTGGAGGAGGCACTCGGTGCCCAGTTGCTGGAGCGTACGACACGCAGAGTGCTGCTCTCCCCGGCCGGTGAACGCCTCGCCGTGCGGGCCAGGGCCGTGCTGGACGCCGTCGGGCTGCTGCTGGAGGAGGCCGAGGCGGTGCGCGCCCCCTTCACCGGCGTCCTGCGCCTCGGGGTGATCCCCACCGTCGCGCCGTATCTGCTGCCGACCGTGCTGCGCCTCGTGCACCGCCGCTATCCGGAGCTGGACCTCCAGGTCCACGAGGAGCAGACCTCCTCGCTGCTCGAAGGACTGACCGCGGGGCGCCTGGACCTGCTGCTGCTCGCGGTGCCGCTGGGGGTCCCCGGGGTGAGCGAACTGCCCCTCTTCGACGAGGACTTCGTGCTGGTCACCCCCGAGGGCCACGACCTCGGGGGCCGGGACGACCTGCCGCGCGAGGCCCTGCGCGAGCTGCCGCTGCTCCTCCTCGACGAGGGCCACTGCCTGCGCGACCAGGCGCTCGACGTCTGCCGCGAGGCCGGGCGCGAGGCCGGGGCGCCGGTCACCACCACCGCGGCCGGGCTCGCCACCCTGGTGCAGCTCGTGGCCGGGGGCATGGGCGTGACCCTGCTGCCGCGCACCGCGGTGGACGTGGAGGCGGGCCGGGGCGGGCTGGGCACCGCGCGCTTCGCCGCGCCCGCGCCGTGCCGCCGGATCGCGCTGGCGATGCGGGCGGGCACGGCACGGGCCGAGGAGTTCGCCGAGTTCGCCGGGGCCCTGCGGGAGGCGATGCGGGAACTGCCGGTACGGGTGGCGGACTGA
- a CDS encoding AI-2E family transporter — protein sequence MSKVPGWLGRVGAGLTRMGEQLDERRKEAAAEDALPGEALPGEAPAAESVPPPPAYAPAVAAKPDPVAAIPWGIRVAAEAGWRLLVLAGTLWVLMRVISAVQLVVLAFVAALLVTAMLQPTVARLRRFGLPRGLATAVTAILGFVIMGLVGWFVVWQVMENLDNLSDRVRDGIEELKRWLLDSPFHVTESQINDIAENLSETIGTNTEEITSAGLQGVTVMVEVLTGILLAMFSTLFLLHDGKRIWQWTLKLVPAQARDGVAGAGPRAWRTLTAYVRGTVLVALIDAIFIGLGIWFLDVPMAVPLAVFIFLFAFIPLVGAVISGALAVVVGLVTQGVFTALMVLVVVLAVQQIEGHVLQPFILGRAVRVHPLAVVLSVAAGGLIAGIGGAVVAVPLVAVTNTVVGYLRAYSQEQSLRRMPPPHGATALDTAPVPPPAVAAGPEPETAS from the coding sequence ATGTCGAAGGTTCCAGGATGGCTCGGACGCGTGGGCGCCGGGCTGACCCGGATGGGTGAGCAACTGGACGAACGGCGCAAGGAGGCCGCGGCCGAGGACGCGCTGCCCGGGGAGGCGCTGCCGGGCGAGGCGCCGGCCGCGGAGAGCGTCCCGCCGCCGCCCGCCTACGCTCCCGCGGTCGCCGCGAAGCCCGACCCGGTCGCCGCCATCCCCTGGGGCATCCGGGTGGCCGCCGAGGCGGGCTGGCGGCTGCTCGTCCTCGCGGGCACCCTCTGGGTGCTGATGCGGGTCATCAGCGCCGTGCAGCTCGTGGTGCTGGCGTTCGTCGCCGCGCTGCTCGTCACCGCGATGCTCCAGCCCACGGTCGCCCGGCTGCGCAGGTTCGGGCTGCCGCGCGGGCTGGCGACCGCCGTGACGGCGATCCTGGGCTTCGTGATCATGGGGCTGGTCGGCTGGTTCGTCGTGTGGCAGGTCATGGAGAACCTCGACAACCTCTCGGACCGGGTCCGCGACGGCATCGAGGAGCTCAAGCGCTGGCTGCTGGACAGCCCCTTCCATGTGACCGAGAGCCAGATCAACGACATCGCCGAGAACCTGAGCGAGACCATCGGCACCAACACCGAGGAGATCACCTCCGCCGGCCTCCAGGGCGTGACGGTGATGGTCGAGGTGCTCACCGGGATACTGCTGGCGATGTTCTCGACGCTCTTCCTGCTGCACGACGGGAAGCGCATCTGGCAGTGGACGCTCAAGCTGGTCCCCGCCCAGGCGCGGGACGGTGTGGCGGGCGCCGGTCCGCGGGCCTGGCGCACGCTGACGGCCTATGTGCGCGGCACCGTGCTCGTCGCCCTGATCGACGCGATCTTCATCGGGCTCGGGATCTGGTTCCTCGATGTGCCGATGGCCGTGCCGCTGGCCGTGTTCATCTTCCTCTTCGCCTTCATCCCGCTGGTCGGCGCGGTGATCTCGGGAGCGCTCGCCGTCGTCGTCGGCCTGGTCACCCAGGGCGTGTTCACGGCGCTGATGGTGCTCGTCGTCGTCCTCGCGGTGCAGCAGATCGAGGGCCATGTCCTCCAGCCGTTCATCCTCGGCCGCGCGGTGCGGGTGCACCCGCTCGCGGTCGTGCTCTCCGTCGCGGCCGGCGGGCTGATCGCCGGCATCGGCGGCGCGGTGGTCGCGGTGCCGCTGGTCGCCGTCACCAACACCGTCGTCGGCTATCTGCGGGCCTACAGCCAGGAGCAGTCGCTGCGCAGGATGCCGCCGCCGCACGGCGCGACCGCGCTCGACACGGCTCCCGTGCCGCCCCCGGCGGTCGCCGCGGGACCGGAGCCGGAGACGGCCTCGTGA
- a CDS encoding SPFH domain-containing protein produces the protein MPAHGTQGTDTTVDRETGAPDLPQMPAPRVRETAAHSIGGGLALLLGLLGLAAGTALAVAAAGVESSGAKALMIVGGIVVGLAAIFAMCGLNMVAPGEARVVQLFGRYRGTIRTDGLRWVNPLTTRAKISTRVRNHETAVLKVNDAYGNPIELAAVVVWKVDDTAQAMFEVDDFLEFVSTQTEAAVRHIAIEYPYDAHDEDGLSLRGNAEEITEKLAVELRARVDAAGVDIIESRFTHLAYAPEIASAMLQRQQAGAVVAARRQIVDGAVGMVEAALDRLTERDIVELDSERKAAMVSNLMVVLCGDRAAQPVLNTGSLYQ, from the coding sequence ATGCCCGCACACGGGACACAGGGAACGGACACGACGGTGGACAGGGAGACGGGCGCGCCCGATCTGCCCCAGATGCCGGCGCCGCGGGTGCGCGAGACGGCGGCCCACAGCATCGGCGGCGGGCTCGCCCTGCTGCTCGGGCTGCTCGGCCTCGCGGCGGGCACCGCGCTGGCCGTCGCGGCGGCCGGGGTGGAGTCGTCCGGCGCCAAGGCGCTGATGATCGTGGGAGGCATCGTCGTCGGGCTCGCCGCGATCTTCGCGATGTGCGGGCTGAACATGGTCGCGCCCGGCGAGGCCCGGGTCGTCCAGCTCTTCGGCCGCTACCGGGGCACCATTCGCACGGACGGCCTGCGCTGGGTGAACCCGCTCACCACCCGGGCCAAGATCTCCACCCGGGTGCGCAACCACGAGACGGCCGTCCTCAAGGTCAACGACGCCTACGGCAACCCGATCGAGCTCGCGGCCGTCGTGGTCTGGAAGGTCGACGACACCGCCCAGGCGATGTTCGAGGTGGACGACTTCCTGGAGTTCGTCTCCACGCAGACCGAGGCCGCCGTGCGCCACATCGCCATCGAGTACCCGTACGACGCCCACGACGAGGACGGGCTCTCCCTGCGCGGCAACGCCGAGGAGATCACCGAGAAGCTCGCCGTCGAACTGCGCGCCCGGGTGGACGCGGCCGGCGTCGACATCATCGAGTCCCGCTTCACCCACCTCGCCTACGCGCCGGAGATCGCCTCCGCCATGCTCCAGCGCCAGCAGGCGGGCGCCGTGGTCGCCGCGCGCCGGCAGATCGTCGACGGCGCGGTGGGCATGGTCGAGGCGGCCCTGGACCGGCTCACCGAGCGGGACATCGTGGAGCTGGACTCCGAGCGCAAGGCGGCCATGGTGTCGAACCTGATGGTCGTCCTGTGCGGCGACCGGGCGGCCCAGCCGGTGCTCAACACGGGCTCGCTGTACCAGTGA
- a CDS encoding isoprenyl transferase: MNLRDLVYGLYARRVEGRLDHAQVPKHIGVILDGNRRWAKASGGTAAQGHQAGADKISELLGWCAETDVEVVTLWLLSTDNFDRPEEELKPLLTIIENTVRNLAADGRWRVHHVGTLDLLPAHTQSVLKEAEQATHGIDGILVNVAVGYGGRQEIADAVRSLLLEHAAKGTSVEELAETVDVEHISEHLYTRGQPDPDLVIRTSGEQRLSGFMLWQSAHSEYYFCEVFWPAFRKVDFLRALRDYAARHRRYGS; this comes from the coding sequence GTGAACCTGCGCGACCTGGTGTACGGGCTCTACGCACGCCGGGTGGAGGGCCGCCTCGACCACGCCCAGGTGCCGAAGCACATCGGCGTCATCCTCGACGGCAACCGCCGGTGGGCCAAGGCGTCCGGCGGCACCGCCGCACAGGGGCACCAGGCCGGCGCCGACAAGATCTCCGAGCTGCTCGGCTGGTGCGCCGAGACGGACGTCGAGGTCGTCACCCTCTGGCTGCTGTCCACGGACAACTTCGACCGCCCGGAGGAGGAGCTCAAGCCGCTCCTCACCATCATCGAGAACACCGTCCGCAACCTGGCCGCGGACGGCCGCTGGCGGGTCCACCACGTGGGCACCCTCGACCTGCTGCCCGCCCACACCCAGTCCGTGCTGAAGGAGGCCGAGCAGGCCACCCACGGCATCGACGGAATACTGGTCAACGTCGCGGTCGGCTACGGCGGCCGCCAGGAGATCGCCGACGCGGTCCGCTCCCTGCTGCTGGAGCACGCGGCGAAGGGGACCAGCGTGGAGGAGCTCGCCGAGACCGTCGACGTCGAGCACATCTCCGAGCACCTCTACACCCGCGGCCAGCCCGACCCGGACCTCGTCATCCGCACCAGCGGCGAGCAGCGGCTCTCCGGCTTCATGCTCTGGCAGAGCGCCCACTCCGAGTACTACTTCTGCGAAGTCTTCTGGCCGGCCTTCCGGAAGGTCGACTTCCTGCGCGCGCTGCGCGACTACGCGGCCCGCCACCGGCGCTACGGCTCCTGA
- a CDS encoding ABC transporter ATP-binding protein, which produces MTPEGSLLVAEDLHKSFGPTTALDGASFSVHPGEVVAVMGPSGSGKSTLLHCLAGIVAPDAGSVRYDGRDLAGLGDDGRSALRRTDFGFVFQFGRLVPELTCVENVALPLRLGGARRKDAEKTAGEWLERLETADLARKRPGEISGGQGQRVAVARALVTSPRVLFADEPTGALDSLNGERVMELLTGAARERNTAVVLVTHEARVAAWSDREVVVRDGRSRDPEFAR; this is translated from the coding sequence GTGACCCCCGAGGGATCCCTGCTCGTCGCCGAGGACCTGCACAAGTCCTTCGGCCCCACCACCGCCCTGGACGGGGCCTCGTTCTCCGTCCACCCGGGCGAGGTGGTGGCCGTGATGGGCCCCTCCGGCTCCGGCAAGTCGACCCTGCTGCACTGCCTCGCCGGGATCGTGGCGCCCGACGCGGGCTCCGTCCGCTACGACGGGCGCGACCTCGCCGGCCTCGGCGACGACGGCCGCAGCGCGCTGCGCCGCACCGACTTCGGTTTCGTCTTCCAGTTCGGCCGGCTGGTCCCGGAGCTGACCTGCGTGGAGAACGTGGCGCTGCCGCTGCGGCTCGGCGGGGCCCGGCGCAAGGACGCCGAGAAGACGGCCGGCGAGTGGCTGGAACGCCTGGAGACCGCCGACCTGGCCCGCAAGCGGCCCGGGGAGATCTCCGGCGGCCAGGGCCAGCGGGTCGCGGTCGCCCGGGCGCTGGTCACCTCCCCGCGGGTGCTCTTCGCCGACGAGCCGACCGGCGCCCTGGACTCGCTCAACGGCGAGCGCGTGATGGAGCTGCTCACCGGCGCGGCCCGGGAGCGGAACACCGCGGTCGTGCTGGTCACCCACGAGGCACGCGTCGCGGCCTGGTCCGACCGCGAGGTCGTCGTCCGCGACGGCCGCTCCCGCGACCCGGAGTTCGCCCGGTGA
- a CDS encoding ABC transporter permease → MLHELALGARFALGGGREGRTRTALTALGTGLGVALLLLAASVPQIMAAREAREAARTSSDWYATEPVQRSEGTVVHLEAGTEYRGDPVAGELLRADGTRPVLPPGLERMPAEGEMFVSPALGELLGSPGGALLKERLGARVVGTIGDEGLHDPGDLRYYAGSDTLTTANGGTRTAGYGTGRPHDPVDAPLLVLIVLICVVLLVPVAVFLATAARFGGERRDQRLAALRLTGADVRATRRIAAGEALLGALLGLAVGAGVFAVSRRFAGSVRLWDLGAFPRDVVPAPWAAALVLAAVPLCAVVTTLVAMRSVAVEPLGVVRGSAPVRRRLWWRLAIPLAGLGVLLAIGRVTPGGAVDTFPVAAGAILVLLGLSTLLPWLVDAVVRRLGGAGPLPWQLAVRRLQLSGGAAARAVSGITVAVAGAIALQMLFAGMHADFARLISHSSWDGRMSVVAEYAAPGLAPEAEKAFRATPGVREATAVIEASAVGTGPVAGDESRPMTSLVVASCPTLRRVAEIAHCSDGDAFVVHRRGDAELNRWIDRTARKGRQVDLNDPFERGGKNGPLLWTLPAGSPTVPARPDAGGEELFGIFATPGALTGADAGGGAAPVDPAALPGARTVAQVHLDDGVPDAAEHVRNTAARLSPLLAVREAADADRDQRYASVQRGLLAGACGTLLLIAASLVVSQIEQLRERRRLLSVLVAFGTRRATLAWSVLWQTALPVALGMVVATAGGLALGAVMLRMTGKAVSDWWVFVPLAGAGAGVVAGVTLLSLPALWRLMRADGLRTE, encoded by the coding sequence CTGCTCCACGAACTCGCCCTCGGCGCCCGGTTCGCCCTCGGCGGCGGACGCGAGGGACGGACCCGGACCGCGCTGACCGCCCTCGGCACCGGTCTGGGCGTCGCGCTGCTCCTCCTCGCCGCCTCCGTCCCGCAGATCATGGCGGCCCGCGAGGCCCGGGAGGCGGCGCGCACGTCCTCCGACTGGTACGCCACGGAGCCCGTGCAGCGGTCGGAGGGGACCGTCGTCCACCTGGAGGCCGGCACCGAGTACCGGGGCGATCCCGTCGCCGGGGAGCTGCTGCGGGCCGACGGCACCCGGCCCGTACTGCCGCCCGGGCTGGAGCGGATGCCCGCCGAGGGCGAGATGTTCGTCTCCCCCGCGCTCGGCGAACTGCTCGGCTCCCCCGGCGGCGCGCTGCTGAAGGAACGTCTCGGCGCCCGGGTGGTTGGCACCATCGGCGACGAGGGCCTGCACGACCCCGGCGATCTGCGCTACTACGCGGGCAGCGACACCCTGACGACCGCCAACGGCGGCACCCGGACCGCCGGTTACGGCACGGGCCGGCCGCACGACCCGGTCGACGCCCCGCTCCTGGTGCTGATCGTGCTGATCTGCGTGGTGCTGCTGGTCCCGGTGGCCGTCTTCCTCGCCACCGCGGCGCGCTTCGGCGGCGAACGCCGCGACCAGCGGCTGGCGGCGCTGCGGCTGACCGGCGCGGACGTCCGCGCCACCCGCCGGATCGCGGCCGGTGAGGCGCTGCTCGGCGCGCTGCTCGGACTGGCCGTGGGCGCCGGGGTGTTCGCGGTGAGCCGGCGGTTCGCCGGCTCGGTGCGGCTGTGGGACCTGGGCGCCTTCCCGCGCGACGTGGTCCCGGCGCCGTGGGCGGCCGCCCTGGTGCTGGCCGCCGTGCCGCTGTGCGCGGTGGTGACGACCCTGGTCGCGATGCGCTCGGTGGCCGTCGAACCGCTCGGCGTCGTACGGGGGTCGGCACCGGTGCGGCGGCGGCTGTGGTGGCGGCTGGCGATTCCGCTCGCGGGCCTCGGGGTGCTGCTGGCCATCGGCCGGGTGACGCCCGGCGGGGCGGTGGACACCTTCCCCGTCGCGGCCGGCGCGATCCTGGTGCTGCTGGGCCTGTCCACGCTGCTGCCCTGGCTGGTCGACGCCGTGGTCCGGCGGCTCGGCGGTGCCGGACCGCTGCCGTGGCAGCTCGCCGTGCGGCGGCTCCAGCTCAGCGGCGGCGCCGCGGCGCGGGCGGTGAGCGGCATCACGGTCGCGGTCGCCGGGGCGATCGCGCTCCAGATGCTCTTCGCGGGCATGCACGCGGACTTCGCCCGGCTGATCTCCCACTCGTCCTGGGACGGTCGGATGAGCGTCGTGGCCGAGTACGCGGCCCCGGGCCTGGCGCCGGAGGCGGAGAAGGCGTTCCGTGCCACGCCGGGGGTACGGGAGGCCACCGCCGTGATCGAGGCGAGCGCCGTCGGCACCGGCCCCGTGGCCGGGGACGAGTCCCGGCCGATGACCTCGCTCGTGGTGGCCTCCTGCCCGACCCTGCGGCGCGTCGCGGAGATCGCCCACTGCTCGGACGGCGACGCCTTCGTGGTCCACCGGCGCGGCGACGCCGAGCTGAACCGGTGGATCGACCGCACCGCCCGGAAGGGGCGGCAGGTCGATCTGAACGACCCCTTCGAGCGGGGCGGGAAGAACGGTCCGCTGCTGTGGACGCTGCCCGCGGGCAGCCCGACGGTGCCGGCCCGGCCGGACGCGGGCGGCGAGGAGCTCTTCGGCATCTTCGCGACGCCCGGCGCGCTCACGGGGGCGGATGCCGGGGGCGGCGCGGCCCCGGTGGACCCGGCCGCGCTGCCGGGCGCGCGGACGGTCGCGCAGGTGCACCTCGACGACGGGGTGCCGGACGCGGCCGAGCACGTCCGCAACACGGCGGCCCGGCTGAGCCCCCTGCTCGCGGTGCGCGAGGCGGCCGACGCGGACCGGGACCAGCGGTACGCGAGTGTGCAGCGGGGCCTGCTGGCCGGCGCCTGCGGGACGCTCCTGCTGATCGCCGCGTCCCTGGTCGTGTCGCAGATCGAGCAGTTGCGGGAGCGGCGCCGGCTGCTGTCGGTCCTGGTCGCCTTCGGGACGCGCCGCGCCACCCTGGCCTGGTCGGTGCTGTGGCAGACGGCCCTGCCGGTGGCGCTGGGCATGGTGGTGGCGACCGCGGGCGGTCTGGCCCTGGGCGCGGTGATGCTGCGGATGACCGGCAAGGCGGTGTCCGACTGGTGGGTGTTCGTGCCGCTGGCGGGGGCGGGCGCGGGCGTGGTCGCGGGGGTGACGCTGCTGTCGCTGCCGGCCCTGTGGCGGCTGATGCGGGCGGACGGCCTGCGGACGGAGTAG
- a CDS encoding aggregation-promoting factor C-terminal-like domain-containing protein, with protein sequence MSRISVRGFAVASATAVTTVGAVVGVASGNTQPAGDNLEAAAADTTLLADIPLGEQAQVQVSSLSQQADAQAAAADASAKKSAEESARLQAAKTAEAKKEAAVEKAEREREAKERASRDAVRSASSFSTQASYTVAEVKAMARQMVPADQFQCFSNIVNHESTWNYRAQNPSSGAYGLVQALPGSKMSSAGADWQTNPATQIKWGLNYMDSRYGSPCGAWSFWQANHWY encoded by the coding sequence GTGAGCCGGATCTCGGTCCGGGGATTCGCTGTCGCCTCGGCGACTGCGGTCACCACCGTCGGCGCCGTCGTCGGCGTCGCGTCGGGCAACACGCAGCCTGCGGGGGACAACCTCGAGGCCGCGGCAGCCGACACGACGCTCCTCGCGGACATCCCCCTGGGCGAGCAGGCCCAGGTGCAGGTCTCGTCCCTCTCGCAGCAGGCGGACGCCCAGGCGGCCGCCGCTGACGCTTCCGCGAAGAAGTCCGCCGAGGAGTCGGCACGCCTTCAGGCCGCCAAGACCGCGGAGGCCAAGAAGGAAGCGGCCGTCGAGAAGGCGGAGCGCGAGCGCGAGGCGAAGGAGCGGGCCAGCCGCGACGCGGTGCGCTCGGCGTCCAGCTTCTCGACCCAGGCGTCGTACACCGTCGCCGAGGTCAAGGCCATGGCGCGCCAGATGGTGCCCGCGGACCAGTTCCAGTGCTTCAGCAACATCGTGAACCACGAGTCGACCTGGAACTACCGGGCCCAGAACCCGTCTTCCGGCGCCTACGGTCTCGTGCAGGCGCTGCCGGGTTCCAAGATGTCGTCGGCCGGCGCCGACTGGCAGACCAACCCGGCCACCCAGATCAAGTGGGGCCTCAACTACATGGACAGCCGCTACGGCAGCCCGTGCGGTGCCTGGTCCTTCTGGCAGGCCAACCACTGGTACTAG
- a CDS encoding peroxiredoxin, producing MLTVGDKFPTFELTACVSLETGKEFETIDHKSYEGKWKVVFAWPKDFTFVCPTEIAAFGKLNDEFADRDAQILGFSGDSEFVHHAWRKDHADLRDLPFPMMADSKHELMRDLGIEGEDGFAQRAVFIVDPNNEIQFTMVTAGSVGRNPKEVLRVLDALQTDELCPCNWTKGENTLDPVALLAGE from the coding sequence GTGCTCACTGTCGGTGACAAGTTCCCCACGTTCGAGCTCACCGCCTGCGTCTCGCTGGAGACCGGCAAGGAGTTCGAGACCATCGACCACAAGTCCTACGAGGGCAAGTGGAAGGTCGTCTTCGCGTGGCCCAAGGACTTCACCTTCGTCTGCCCGACCGAGATCGCCGCGTTCGGCAAGCTGAACGACGAGTTCGCCGACCGTGACGCGCAGATCCTGGGCTTCTCCGGCGACTCCGAGTTCGTCCACCACGCCTGGCGCAAGGACCACGCCGACCTGCGTGACCTGCCCTTCCCGATGATGGCCGACTCCAAGCACGAGCTGATGCGCGACCTCGGCATCGAGGGCGAGGACGGCTTCGCGCAGCGCGCCGTCTTCATCGTCGACCCGAACAACGAGATCCAGTTCACGATGGTGACCGCCGGTTCCGTGGGCCGTAACCCCAAGGAGGTCCTGCGGGTCCTCGACGCCCTGCAGACCGACGAGCTGTGCCCGTGCAACTGGACCAAGGGCGAGAACACCCTGGACCCGGTCGCGCTGCTGGCCGGTGAGTGA
- a CDS encoding alkyl hydroperoxide reductase produces MALDELKAAVPDYAKDLRLNLGSVIGNSDLPQQQLWGTVLACAIASRSPRVLRELEPEAKANLKPEAYTAAKSAAAVMAMNNVFYRTRHLLSDPEYGTLRAGLRMNVIGNPGVEKVDFELWSLAVSAINGCGQCLDSHEQVLRKAGVDRETIQEAFKIAAVIQAVGTTLDAEAVMAE; encoded by the coding sequence ATGGCCCTCGACGAACTGAAGGCCGCCGTACCGGACTACGCGAAGGACCTGCGACTGAACCTCGGTTCGGTCATCGGCAACAGCGACCTTCCGCAGCAGCAGCTCTGGGGCACCGTGCTCGCCTGCGCGATCGCCTCGCGCTCGCCGCGGGTGCTGCGTGAGCTGGAGCCGGAGGCGAAGGCCAACCTCAAGCCGGAGGCGTACACCGCCGCCAAGTCCGCCGCCGCGGTGATGGCGATGAACAACGTCTTCTACCGGACCCGGCACCTGCTGTCCGACCCCGAGTACGGCACGCTCCGCGCCGGTCTGCGGATGAACGTCATCGGCAACCCGGGCGTCGAGAAGGTCGACTTCGAGCTGTGGTCGCTCGCCGTCTCCGCGATCAACGGCTGCGGCCAGTGCCTCGACTCGCACGAGCAGGTGCTCCGCAAGGCCGGCGTGGACCGCGAGACGATCCAGGAGGCCTTCAAGATCGCCGCGGTGATCCAGGCCGTGGGCACGACGCTGGACGCCGAAGCCGTCATGGCCGAGTAG